The Cryptomeria japonica chromosome 2, Sugi_1.0, whole genome shotgun sequence region AAACTACTATAATAGGTTTGTCGAAAAATCCCTTTTCTATCTGCTCTATATAACAATTTGGACATATAATGCTATGCCTTCTGCCCTGTGAATTCACTGTCATTTTTGTGAATTCACTGTCATTTTTGTGTGAGGCTTATCCATTCATGGCTGCCCCCTTGTTACGTACTAAACTACCTTGCAAACTATCTTCTACCCAGCATATATCATTGTCATTCATCGATTCCCACAAATCTATGAGGTGCTTCTGTTCTCATCGTAAACTCATTGTTACACTTATTTTGGGAATTACTGCCCTTGTCATGATATCTTCATGCCACTCTGATTTTTGTTTAATTAATGCGATTGCCTTATGTTCGAGCATCATCTGTCTACCTATCCAATGCTTCGGGTGATCATGGCTCCTTTTAGGTGTATATGGAATCTTACTGTTGATGCTTGTTGATTGTTGCATCATTCCTTGGGATCATGGACTGTACATAGTATTAAATGACACCCCTGACTTTGCGCTTTGTCCATTGTTATCATATGTCTTTTGATGACTTCAAAAAGGATTTGCAACCTCGCAGATATCTCGACATCCAACAATAGACAAAGTTTAATGTGTTATCACTCAAGATTGCTTGTAGGTCTAAAGATGCACCTGCATCATTTTGTCTCCCACCATTTAAGAAAAAGTTGGTCAAACAAAAATGTCAAACCAACAAGAACTAGTAGTGCTAGAAGCCAAAATAAGCTCAGAAAGATGAGAGTGCAAGAGAATGGATGATCGAATTGGGGTTTTATCACAATTAACAATGGAACATTGTGTGTATAATAGAGCTATATCGGTTATTAGACAAAAAATGTGACaatctgagagaaaatatcaaTAAATGCAAGAGCAGACATCGAATGGAAAGTTAAAAGAGGCCTCGTGAGTGCCAACTCACACCAGAGCAGGTGAGCAATGAGGACATCAATAAAACTTAAGAAAACATATCGTATTTTGATATTGCTTCCATAGACCAATCTTTGTTGCTGTGTATGCTTTTTCTGCAGTGCTTTTGTCTTTTGCTACCCCTTTGATTTGTACTTTTGGCTGTTCCCCACCATCCATCCCTTCTCATTTTCTGTCAACTGTTTGGCTGTCACTTTTGGCTTATTCCAGTTGGTGCTGATGCTAGCTGTTATTTCTACCCAGCATGTTTTTGTAGGGTGTGCCTGTTTGGGTTGTTGCTTGGCAGCTTGATTGTGTAATTAATTTTCTTAATTCAATATTAAAAGAAAACTAGTAGAGGACATGATTACTCTAAAGTTTAGGAGTAGTCGAGGAAGTTTGACTTTTGCTACAGTATCCAACCAATGGTAAAGATCATTATCAAAAATTGATGGTTCAGAAGAAAATCCATGATCCTATCTGTAAACTTATTAAGCCTGTAAGCTTACTAAGCACTTGCCTCCccatttagtgttagggtttatgGTCCCATAGACCATTTCAGTCTCCTGGATAAGTAAATTCATTATAATTATTGCAACAACATTTTATAAATCTAACAAGGCGAATAATCCATGGATCAATTACATAGAATTTTGAAACAACCTTTCCAAGTAACATTCAAGTGTAAAAAATTGTTGCTCTGACAAAGTGTCGATACAATTTCAATGTAATTGCCCATCTACTGTGTTTCTCGTTTGCCCTATTTGGCATGAAATTTTTCAAGCCTTTGGCTTGAATTCAACAATGTTGATTCTACTCCTTAATAAAAGAATTGTTACCCTCATCCAACATTGGCACTACCCAATCAATATATGTGTACCTTCTACAATTACAACTGACAAAGAATGAAACTATGATCCGTTTTCCTGCCCCAAATCATGAATTTGAGGATCCATCCATCCCGGAACAAGTCCCACTTTATTCCCTCACAATTTGTGCAGTCAGGTAAAGAAAAGTTGTTGCTGTTAGTGTAAGTGACAAAAACAAGTAGCACACTGAGTTGTTGTAACATTCTATATCTTAGATAAGGTAAGTTCGTCAATGCCTCCAAGAATTCTTCTCACTTCATTTGACAGCTCAATAACTTCATCATCTTCGTGCCCTGCAGCATATTATAATACAATTTGGGAAATCAGATTTTATAGTGACCAAGTGGAAATACCCTTAAGTTAATGTACATGCAAGTTTAAAGGTTGTACATTCAAGAATATTTACCAATGTCATACAAAGCTTTTTCCAACTGGAAAAGATAATCACGGTTGTTCCCACATGGACCAACAGCTTTTGCAATTTGACTGCAGAAAACATATATTTGTGACAGATTAGTAAACTCCAAATACAAAATTGAGATGCTATAGTCCCTAAACAATCCATTCCTTTTGAGATTAAAACTACACAAATCATGCTGAATATCATCATTTCACTTGACCATATAAATTCATGAATAAAAGGCACAGCATCAATCTTTGCCGAAAAAACTAGGTGCAACCAAAAAACCTAAAAGAACAGTATCAAGCAGCCGTTGAGGATAGAAATTGTTATACACCTTGCCATTACTTCCAAAGGAGCTGGGCCAAGAAAGTACTTGTATTTTATATCTGGAGTAGAAGTGAAACTGCAAAAAGCAATAAGACCAATGTGACATAGCTATTTTGTTGAGAATGCAAAATAAGAAACATTGTATATGCAATAACCATGTTTCTATTATAACAATCAATTATTTATGCCCACTTAATAAACAACGATGAGATAAAGCTCTGTAATCTAAAAAAACCAACTACATTACTATAGATCATAGAGCTAGGTACATACACTAGAACTCCAGACAGCAAAGGGGTTTCAGAGTCTGCCTCCTGCAATAAACAATTAAgataatatttagatatttaattatatcTGCTTACAGCATGATTATTTCTATTCATCCAAATATGTTGGACAATCATAGAGCTATTTTGCCTGTCAAAATTTAAATGCTCTGCACCGTAAACAGCATAATATTTTTAAGCAATTCCCTTAACATTTGTATTCAGCATATATTTCAAAGGTATGAATTGTATGCACAAAGCTGGTTTTGCAATTTGAGGCTAAAAGATATTTACTTACAAACTTtttaaaagagaaaaacacatttcaAATTCCAGCTGAGTTTTTTTTGAAGAGGATAAAGGCTCTTACTTGGTAGAAATCTACATAGGTCTTAATATCATATTCGCACTCCCTCCTTTCCAGATACTGAATGATATGCCAATAAATGAAGGTAGAATGTCAGTATGTTTATTTGGTATTGCTCATAAATTATTAAAACTAAAGGAAATGTCTAGTCTTGCATTCACCTCTAAAGCCAATCTTTCCTTTTCAGGACTTCCTCTAACACAGAAAGCTGTACCCCACTGAAGAAGCCAATAAAAACAAGATCAGAACATTTGAAAAATCAGTGAAACTGCAGAATTGTTGGCCtctcaaaataagaaaaatatacagAAATTTAATAATAAGACTaatgaaacaaaattaaataaacagAGACCATTAGCCCAATTTATCTACCATAAATTTTAATGCAAACAGCTAGCCTAACTTATTCTCACCCTGCAAGGCAAACAGCCATGGACTTTCATGGTTTATACTTCACAGCCAAgtgattgaaatttaaaattacatTCTCTACATAGATTGTTTCTTTAGTTAAGTAATGCAATTACATAATCTATGTACTACATCCATATGTCAATTTCTCTAAATTGCAAACAAGTAAAAACTAGTGTTTATACCCACTAGAACCAAACAAAGCACTTACACAGACTGCTTCATCCTGGGTTTCCAATGTACAGGTTCGAGCAGGGAATTCTGGGGTCCCACGGTGATCAATGCAGGCTGCAAACACCAGAAACATATCACTTAAACATACATAAAAATGTTCACATTTGGcattaatgcattcttctttggtCAAATATTTGCTTTGGTGTATGGAACTATTCTCACCAAGATGAAAAACTCTTCTGTATCCCTTGATGAAGCCAACAATTTTTTCGTCATAATCAAAACCCGGCCTCCACACCAATGATCCATACCCGAATACCCACATCACCATCCTCGCTAAGGCTGTGAATTCACAAACAACATTAGAATCTCAATCCCCcaattttttcaaatttgggtAAAAAAAGCCCACATAGCAAAATATCTTAGCTTTTCATTTGCAACCCATATCAAGAAATAGGCTTAAATCATCATTTGCACAAGACCCACATCCATACACATTGTAAAATTCTCAAATGAAAATGCACTTCCATGGTGAAAGAGGATGACCGTACATGATAAACTCGGCGGCCCTGTTCTGGAATTGTATGCTCCACGTACAGAAGACGGATGAATAAAATTTGCAGTTGAGTATTGAATCCTAGCGAACCTTAACAAGGTCAAGGAATAGAATACAATGTCTGCTAAGGAAACGAGAAAAACCAGAAAACAAGGTAGCAACAGCAAGCACAGAACACCAGCACCGACCAGGCCAAAGGCTTTATCAGAAAAGCGTTTGGATAGGGCAGAGAGGCACCAAATGGATCCTTCGGCACTAGATATGTCAAAACAATGGTACCCAAGTTCCCAACACCAGAATAAATCGGAGATCACGGGGCCACCATAGATCTAGTCGAAGAAACCGTAAAACTTGAATTCAGACACGGAAGGCACAGGTGTCTGCGCTTGAGCTGCCGCGTTATAAGAGCCTCTGAACAAGTTTGCACATAATATATAGGCAAAGATGTTACAGAGGCTCCTGCGGATTTTGAATTGAATTGGCCTCCGAGTCCTGTTTACGCGGCTTTCAATGGATTCAACTTACCTAATAACCTTTCCACTAATTAATTTCAGCTTCCTCGTGCATGGCATAGCATGACATGATGATGTGGTGATGTATGGATGATCCTAAAGAGATTTTTTCGGTATTGATTATTGTGTTAGTCAAAACACCGTTAAGAGTCGGTTGCTAAATGTGTGATTTTTGGCTAATTAAATAAAGAagtataatcacataataagtaatTTAAATACATGATTTGTAATTAATTGTGAAAAGCTATATAgagttaaatatttaaataaatacctcTATATATGGGGTGAGAGAGATTGGGCTTGAGGAAGGATGTGAAATGGAAACCTTCAAATTTTGATGGTATGACTAAAGATAATCTAGGGTCAGCAGGAGTAGGATGTGTTATCAAAGACAATGATGATCTTGAGACTACTAGGTAAAAAAGTTAGGCACAGTCACAAATAACGAAGTAAATTTTCAAGAAGTGCTAATGGGAGTAATGGTCAGTAGAAGATTGGGCAATCAGAAGATCCATTTAGAAGAGGACTTGCAAATTGTCATCAAAGTAATTTGGGTAGTAAGAACTCCAAATTGGAAATTGGATGGATGGCTTAGACAGATCTTGGAGGTCATCAccttctttgaaaagtatattgtctCACACATATACCGCAAAGGCAATGATGTGGCGAATGAGGTGGCAAATTTGTCAGTCAATATGCCAACAACGAAGACAGAGGTCACTTCAATCACATAATGGTACACAACTTGTAGTCACGTCAGGGGACTTGTAATCATTTAATAATTGTAAGTGTCACCATACTAAGTAATCATTTTTCCCAACCTTTAAAATGGACACAAGTGCAAAGTGTCACGATGTAACAAGATTCTACCATCTGCCTCTAAGCCAAAAAACACCAAATGGCCTTTTTGGAGATGTGTTGATGGAGGTGTTTAAGACCAAGACAGGGGTTGTTTTGCATGCAATTAGAATGGTGCTTGATGATGGTTACCTAAGTGGCAATGGGTGGTATAGAGTGAACTCTAACCTACCCTTGATGTTTTTGGCAAAGTTGTTAGACTCTAGTGAGTTAGAGTGTGCGGTCAAGAATCTGATGAATAAGTTCGCCTAGTTGAAATGATCTAGTGGGCTAAAGGATTATCTAGAAAGAACAATATCGAGGCATGTTCTAATTGTAGATGAGAGTAGGTGAGTGAAGATGAGTGATGAGGATGAGAACCCACTGAAAATTCTAGTTGTGTGGGGTGTGATCATTAGAGTGGCAAAAAGAACGAGTTAGGCTCAAGTTGGGATAAATTTTGTCAAAGGTTGTGTAGAAGGGGTGGTGGTGGGAGACCAGAACTAGGACTCTGcattggtggaggaggaggaggaggaggatgtgaTGCCAGAAGAAGAAGAGAATGGGGAAGAGGACGGGTGAGTGGAGTGGCCACTATGGGTTATGATGGTGCCTTCTCATGATGCTAATTTATGTTTTTGTTCTGTCATTAACCTCTACTTTTGTCTAAATGTGTAGTGTAGGGTCTGCTCATACTATATAATGTAAATGATGTATACAGTAGTGGTGGGCCAATTTTGTAGTATGACCACCTAATAATTTGATATGATGTTGATCTTTGTTTAGATCCAATAGGAAAGGGGTGCCTAGTCTGGTAtgtttgaattgaaaataaaagctTAAATCTATGCCCAAGAAGGGGCTTTGGATGTGTTATGACTTTTGATATATATTATACGACCGTGACCCTGAAAGCACTACATTtactaataaaaataaataaattgtattttttgATTAAAATTTATAACTATTTAATAATTAACTTAGATAAATGAATTGTAACTAATTGTGAAAAGTCATGAAAATTgaatatttgaataaatacatatattatattatttttatattttagagAGTAATTTTTTTAACTCGATATTGAAATTCGCTAATGGAATGCAAGTAAAATTGAATAAAAAGGGAAAGTGAGGCATAAAGGAAGAATGCAAAATAAGAAAGAATCATTGCAAAgtga contains the following coding sequences:
- the LOC131044378 gene encoding gamma-glutamylcyclotransferase 2-2, whose protein sequence is MVMWVFGYGSLVWRPGFDYDEKIVGFIKGYRRVFHLACIDHRGTPEFPARTCTLETQDEAVCWGTAFCVRGSPEKERLALEYLERRECEYDIKTYVDFYQEADSETPLLSGVLVFTSTPDIKYKYFLGPAPLEVMASQIAKAVGPCGNNRDYLFQLEKALYDIGHEDDEVIELSNEVRRILGGIDELTLSKI